The following nucleotide sequence is from Populus trichocarpa isolate Nisqually-1 chromosome 11, P.trichocarpa_v4.1, whole genome shotgun sequence.
TTGAGTttcacatttttctttttaatttatttttgagttattatgttctcatttgatttattagaaattggtattcaaattttttttttgtgttttttttctatgagattatcctaattttttttgttttttttgttattgttattttttaaaattatatttttaaaattatcaattaaagttaatgagttttaaatattttttctctaacattttctttttatctgacTCGCGCGGAGGGCGACTTCCAAGTCCTAGTCAGATGCTAATATTTTACAAGCCTTTTTGTACTTCCATGGAGGTCAAATTCAAGTCACTGGAATTTGCAAATTTAGAGTGGTGGGTGTGCAAGAGAAATTTCTTTCTCTGAGATGTAAAAATGAGACGTTAATTTTAtacgatataaaaaaaaacaaaaacaatctcaattaataaataaagtaatctaaaaaatactttaatagtcaaatcaaattaaagacCAAGGTCGGTTTGGATGACTCGTGTCACATTGGACTCGTGTTTCCTTATTTcttaaagagataaaaataaaactatagacaacgaatcaaaatttgaagtaaaataaaacgtttaaaatataaaaacaaaacgaaaGATCCGAGGGTCAATCAAATGTAGTTTCTCCAAAACACAGTGTAATTACTTGAGTAATTATGTTAAtgaaaagattatttaaaatagtttaatttatcCTTATAATTTAGTACTATGtatctatatattaaattatttttattatatccttAGATTTAAATTAGATCTTCAatcatttcatttcttataacgtggtatataaattaattgaaattatgcAACATGACTCATAGATCAAAAACTTCCCTTCAAATTccttgtggtctcaggttcgaatcctataattgttaatatgatggttactggaggtttacatggtcgttaaatTTAGAGTCCGTAAAATTAGTCGAGTTACGAGCAAGCTGATTcagacacccatgttaataatataaaaaaaacttccccTCAGACACCTCTAAAGCACATCATTAGGATTAATGAGTAGTTTGTGTTAAATACATTTGATTCTCATGTACTATAAATGCACAAATGAAAAAGACAAATATACTTGTCTTACAATTTTAAGGTACTAGGAGGTATTTTTGTgcacaaaattatatatttatttattttgttatatatatatataaagagagagaatacACTAGTATCACTTGAACTATAACTCATTAGCCAACTTTATTCAGGCTGAGATATAACTATACAacaattgtattatttttcaataataaagatGACTGATTATTATGTAACTCTCTTtcggtaaaaaatataatcggCGAGAGTCGAGACAGCATGTGCAAAAATGAAAATCAGCCCATTGAAAACATGGGTCTTGCCTTGAAACGTGGGCCAACATGGTCCAGTGGGCTCTAAGTCTAGGCCTGCATACACAGCCATAGGAGCCGAGAAGACAAGTCATAGAAGTCAAAGCACTGAAATGCAGTTAATTAAGGtaaggataaataaataaatagaaggaaggaaggaaggaagataAAGAGATGCCGTGGACCCAAAATAATAGTTGGGTCATTTGTGCATTTATagtacatatataaataaatatatagttggTGTCAGTTGTGCCATTTAGGAGTGGGAATTCATGGCGTCCAAGGGCATCGAAGGGTTGAAAATAATAGTtgtgatataatttttattcggGTCAATGATCACTTATTTTTCAAAgcacaatattttatatatttagccttttttaattcttttgggAAGGAAAGAATTTGGATCCGTAATCTCTTCACATTTATAAAGTCAGAAGTCTATTGATAAAATAGCCTATCATCATTCACTacttggtattttttataaaacatggaGGGTAACGAAAGTCAATGGTCTTTTGGAATACTCTCTGTGTGAACTACAGACTTTTCCCTCCATCTTTTCACAACAAAGGACATGTCCACCTGCTGTGGACATTGAACTACGGACTTTTCCCTCCATCTTTTCACAACAAAGGAGGTTGATTTTTCTCGTGGCTAAGGTAGGCAGAACCTTTCGATTATTGTATATCAGGATCGAGTCTAATTTTCTCAATATGTTTATAACGGGACAGGATACACAAGCCCAACCAGCCCATggaaagaagaggagaagaaaaatgaaagagacaATGAGGAGTAGAAAACAAGGgagagaagggaagaaaaatatGTCTTCGAAACGCCACTAGCGACTTTTGTTTATTGAAAGTGATTGGATTCTTGACCTAGATTGCagattttgtaaattaatttgggttaatttaaattattttaaaatgttgcgTCTTCATATataatatcttgaattttttaatcaaaccgAGTTTTGATTATTCGTTTGATTAGTTTTGATTAGTGGTTTGACCTGCCTTTAAAtagaatatatttaattatgttattttcttgatttcatgaGTGAGTAGTTTTTgtgttaaaattctttttagcatttatttatgtatataatCCTCAAAATGTTTTATTCAATGTATACATTGGATTTTGAgcttatagttaatttttttttttatcatttttatgttttaaaaaattttaatccaaCAACTCGTAGCGTCACAGAAGCTACTAATATAGTATATACAAAGCTGACGCGTTGTTATTCTCATTGCGGATGTCTTTGGGgcaaaattattgaaacttcTTGAAATAGGACTTTTCCGGCCGTGATAGATGGATCTTATGGTTGTTGAAAAACGGTAGCCAATTTTTACCGAAGCTATATGGAGTCAATATCTTTGGAAAATGGAAACCGTCTTCACATTAGACCAGCAGCTTGTACTAATAACAATACATTTTTCTGCGTGATCAAACCAGAACATCTATGAAAACTCTCTTGAATGGGAGCTTTTACAGTGCTGTTTGCATGCTCCTTATTCTCTATGTTAATCAACTCCGCCACATCAAACATAATCTACCCAAGCCAATCCATAAGAGATGGTGCAACTCTCCTTTCAACCGGGGGAAAATTTGAACTAGGATTTTTCAGCCCTGGAAATTCAACAAAACGTTTCTTGGGAATATGGTATAAGAAGTCTCCTCGTACAGTTATATGGGTAGCAAACAGAGAAGTTCCACTTTCCAATACTTTGGGGGCTCTGAATATAAGCAGCAAAGGGATACTTGTCCTGTACAGTAGCACAAATGATATTGTTTGGTCATCGAATTCATCAAGAACTGCAGAGGATTCAGTTGCAGAGCTCTTGGAGACAGGTAATCTTGTTGTGAGAGAAGGGAATGATAGTAATCCCGACAACTTTCTGTGGCAGAGTTTTGACCATCCAGGTGACACCATGATATTAGGAATGAAATTGGGGAGCAACTTCGTAACAAAGATTGACAAGTTTTTATCATCTTGGAAGAGTGCTGAAGATCCTGCTCGAGGTGAATATTCTTTCGTTATAGATACTCATGGGTATCCCCAGCTACTTCTGAAGAGGGGAAACATTACTCTGTTTAGAGCGGGGCCATGGAATGGCATAAAATTCATAGCAAATCCTAGACCGATACCTATTTCcaatgaatttgttttcaacAGCAAAGAGATTTATTTCCAGTTTGGAGCCCAAACATCAGTCCTTTCAAGGCTCACTCTCAGTCCATTGGGCCTTCCACAGAGCTTCACATGGAATGACCGGACAAATGATTGGGTGATTACTGACGTTGGCCAGTTTGATCAGTGTGAAAATTATGCCTTTTGTGGTCCAAATACTCGCTGTGAGATGAGTAGATCTCCTATATGTGCATGCTTGGATGGATTCATTCCCAAGTCTCTAGCAGATTGGAACTTTTCAGATTGGTCAGATGGGTGTATCCGGAGAACTCCGCTAGAATGCAGCGACAAGGTTGGCTTTCTGAAATATACAGGGATGAAATTGCCGGACACATCGTCTTCCTGGTACGACAAGAGCATCAGTCTCAAGGAATGTCAGGGATTATGTTTGAAGAACTGTTCCTGCACTGCTTATGCAAATTTAGATATCAGGCAAGGTGGAAGTGGATGCCTGATCTGGTTTGGTGACCTGATTGATACAAGAAGGTCAACTGGGGATGGACAAGACCTTTTTGTTAGGATGAATGCTTCAGAATTGGGTAAGTATTCCAAATATGCAACTATTTATTCATACAGTCTCATTTTACATTTGTACTgaggaaaaaatatttctgTTTCTCTTGAATTCATATAGAATGGAAAGTAGAAGGTCTTTGCTCTGCTGCTTTGTCCATATTTAACAATGAACTCTTGAACTGGGTTATACATCAGGTTCTTCTAACTATTCTTCTGTGCACTCAGGTGTACCTACGAAAAAGAGGACATTTAGTAAGAAGCTAGCAGGAATAGTCTCCAGCGCAATAGTAGCAGGCATTGGCATGCTAATGTTAGGATTCATCATTTCCATGCGGAAGTGGAATCTTAGAAAGAAAAACCACTGTGAAGAAAGGGAGGAAGATATGCAATTGCCAATATTTGACATGAGTACTATAGCACATGCCACCGATGCTTTTTCAAACAGCAACAAACTTGGAGAAGGTGGTTTTGGACCCGTATACaaggtatgaaaaaaaatctgatacCTGACTATccattttctaacaaaaaaacttGCTGAACTGTGTGAATCACTCAGGGAATACTCATAGGAGGGCAACAAATAGCAGTGAAAAGGCTTTCAAAGAGTTCAGGTCAAGGATTGGATGAGTTCAAAAATGAAGTTATGTTAATTGCTAAACTTCAGCACCGCAGTCTTGTAAAGCTTCTGGGTTGTTGCATTCATGAAGATGAAAGAATGTTAATTTACGAATACATGCCCAACAAGAGCTTGGACTCCTTTATTTTTGGTGCTAACCCATCTGAATTAATAAGATTGAAGTTCTATAAGTTCTATTAACTGTTATAAATCAATTAGTTAATTGGACTAATTGAGAAATTCATCAGACCAAACAGGAAGAAAACTACTTGATTGGAGTCAGCGTATCAACATTATAGGTGGAATTGCTCGAGGGCTTCTTTATCTGCATCAAGACTCTAGACTTAGAATCATCCACAGAGATATCAAAGCCAGCAACATTTTACTGGATGATGCGGTAAACCCAAAAATTTCTGACTTTGGCCTTGCTAGAATGTTCGGTGGAGATCAAACAGAGGCCAAAACTAGTAGGATAGTTGGAACATAGTAAGTACATAAACCCAATACTGTCTTGCTgattttcattactattttgtGAACTTAACCTGTTAGTATCATTTTCAGTGGCTACATGTCTCCCGAGTATGCATCGAATGGATACTTTTCAGTGAAATCTGACGCTTTTAGCTTCGGTGTTCTAGTCCTCGAGATCGTGAGCGGAAAGAAAAATAGGGGATTTCGTCACCTGGACCCCAACCTTAACCTTCTTGGACATGTAAGcttttaaataatactttaataCATACAACCTT
It contains:
- the LOC18103395 gene encoding G-type lectin S-receptor-like serine/threonine-protein kinase At4g27290 isoform X1 — protein: MGAFTVLFACSLFSMLINSATSNIIYPSQSIRDGATLLSTGGKFELGFFSPGNSTKRFLGIWYKKSPRTVIWVANREVPLSNTLGALNISSKGILVLYSSTNDIVWSSNSSRTAEDSVAELLETGNLVVREGNDSNPDNFLWQSFDHPGDTMILGMKLGSNFVTKIDKFLSSWKSAEDPARGEYSFVIDTHGYPQLLLKRGNITLFRAGPWNGIKFIANPRPIPISNEFVFNSKEIYFQFGAQTSVLSRLTLSPLGLPQSFTWNDRTNDWVITDVGQFDQCENYAFCGPNTRCEMSRSPICACLDGFIPKSLADWNFSDWSDGCIRRTPLECSDKVGFLKYTGMKLPDTSSSWYDKSISLKECQGLCLKNCSCTAYANLDIRQGGSGCLIWFGDLIDTRRSTGDGQDLFVRMNASELGVPTKKRTFSKKLAGIVSSAIVAGIGMLMLGFIISMRKWNLRKKNHCEEREEDMQLPIFDMSTIAHATDAFSNSNKLGEGGFGPVYKGILIGGQQIAVKRLSKSSGQGLDEFKNEVMLIAKLQHRSLVKLLGCCIHEDERMLIYEYMPNKSLDSFIFDQTGRKLLDWSQRINIIGGIARGLLYLHQDSRLRIIHRDIKASNILLDDAVNPKISDFGLARMFGGDQTEAKTSRIVGTYGYMSPEYASNGYFSVKSDAFSFGVLVLEIVSGKKNRGFRHLDPNLNLLGHAWMLWIKGTPFELIDEFLIESCNLSEVLRCIHVALLCVQQRPEDRPNMSAVVLILGSEIPLPQPKQPGFFMGENPHEHSTSSNSHVTYSGDEVSLISLDPR
- the LOC18103395 gene encoding G-type lectin S-receptor-like serine/threonine-protein kinase At4g27290 isoform X2, which translates into the protein MGAFTVLFACSLFSMLINSATSNIIYPSQSIRDGATLLSTGGKFELGFFSPGNSTKRFLGIWYKKSPRTVIWVANREVPLSNTLGALNISSKGILVLYSSTNDIVWSSNSSRTAEDSVAELLETGNLVVREGNDSNPDNFLWQSFDHPGDTMILGMKLGSNFVTKIDKFLSSWKSAEDPARGEYSFVIDTHGYPQLLLKRGNITLFRAGPWNGIKFIANPRPIPISNEFVFNSKEIYFQFGAQTSVLSRLTLSPLGLPQSFTWNDRTNDWVITDVGQFDQCENYAFCGPNTRCEMSRSPICACLDGFIPKSLADWNFSDWSDGCIRRTPLECSDKVGFLKYTGMKLPDTSSSWYDKSISLKECQGLCLKNCSCTAYANLDIRQGGSGCLIWFGDLIDTRRSTGDGQDLFVRMNASELGVPTKKRTFSKKLAGIVSSAIVAGIGMLMLGIIISMRKWNLRKKNHCEEREEDMELPIFDMSTIAHATDAFSNSNKLGEGGFGPVYKGILIGGQQIAVKRLSKSSGQGLDEFKNEVMLIAKLQHRSLVKLLGCCIHEDERMLIYEYMPNKSLDSFIFDQTGRKLLDWSQRINIIGGIARGLLYLHQDSRLRIIHRDIKASNILLDDELNPKISDFGLARMFGGDQTEAKTSRIVGTYGYMSPEYASNGYFSVKSDAFSFGVLVLEIVSGKKNRGFRHLDPNLNLLGHAWMLWIKGTPFELIDEFLIESCNLSEVLRCIHVALLCVQQRPEDRPNMSAVVLILGSEIPLPQPKQPGFFMGENPHEHSTSSNRHVTYSGEEVSLISLDPR
- the LOC18103395 gene encoding G-type lectin S-receptor-like serine/threonine-protein kinase At4g27290 isoform X5, translated to MGAFTVLFACSLFSMLINSATSNIIYPSQSIRDGATLLSTGGKFELGFFSPGNSTKRFLGIWYKKSPRTVIWVANREVPLSNTLGALNISSKGILVLYSSTNDIVWSSNSSRTAEDSVAELLETGNLVVREGNDSNPDNFLWQSFDHPGDTMILGMKLGSNFVTKIDKFLSSWKSAEDPARGEYSFVIDTHGYPQLLLKRGNITLFRAGPWNGIKFIANPRPIPISNEFVFNSKEIYFQFGAQTSVLSRLTLSPLGLPQSFTWNDRTNDWVITDVGQFDQCENYAFCGPNTRCEMSRSPICACLDGFIPKSLADWNFSDWSDGCIRRTPLECSDKVGFLKYTGMKLPDTSSSWYDKSISLKECQGLCLKNCSCTAYANLDIRQGGSGCLIWFGDLIDTRRSTGDGQDLFVRMNASELGVPTKKRTFSKKLAGIVSSAIVAGIGMLMLGFIISMRKWNLRKKNHCEEREEDMQLPIFDMSTIAHATDAFSNSNKLGEGGFGPVYKGILIGGQQIAVKRLSKSSGQGLDEFKNEVMLIAKLQHRSLVKLLGCCIHEDERMLIYEYMPNKSLDSFIFGRKLLDWSQRINIIGGIARGLLYLHQDSRLRIIHRDIKASNILLDDAVNPKISDFGLARMFGGDQTEAKTSRIVGTYGYMSPEYASNGYFSVKSDAFSFGVLVLEIVSGKKNRGFRHLDPNLNLLGHAWMLWIKGTPFELIDEFLIESCNLSEVLRCIHVALLCVQQRPEDRPNMSAVVLILGSEIPLPQPKQPGFFMGENPHEHSTSSNSHVTYSGDEVSLISLDPR